AGCTTCTAATTTACCGAGTCTCTTTTTAATGGCAATCTCCCATGCGGAGACGACACTGACAGTAACATTGTTATCCGGTTGTTTTATGGATTCCATTGCTTGTTGGGATAACAAGCTGGGGTCATCAAGCCACCATAACAGGACATGGGTATCCAATAGCAGATTCATCACACTTTTTCCGGACGAAAGGCTGCCATAAAGGAGTCAGGAAGCTCATCGAAATCGGGGGCTATCTTGACTTTTCCTTTCCACTGTCCGCCTTGTCGGGGGTGTTTGAGGTTTCCCGGCTTTAAGGGTATTAGTTTGGCAACAGGTTCGCCGTTATGTTCAAAAATAATTTCTTCTCCTGCGACAGCACGCTCGACTAACTCAGCCACGTGTTTTTCTGAGGGGTGATGTATATTCACATGCATCTTATTGCTCCCATAAATACATATTATTTTCAATTTGCTTCATTCGATAGATTCTGATGCCGTAGTCTTTGAATACATTGTATAGAGTCTACCATAAAGTTGAGCTTTTTTCAAGTGTGATGTTTCGGCTAATTGTAATCAAGGTATTGACTTTTCCTGATCAATATGCTACAATTTCCTTAGACACTCGCGCATACCTAAATGTCTCCACAAAATTCTACCCCGCAATTCAAACAGATTTCGCCCGCAGGTATTTACAGGGTTGAATTGCGATTTTCTGCAACAAATATAACAACAAGTGTGTAGTCCGTAATGAAATTAGGTTCTCCTTAAATGGCATAATTTTGCTTCGCAGCGAGAATGCTTTACATGTGGAGGCGGATATATGGAGAGGAACTTTCAGGTTCCAATCCAGCTAACCAAACCGCAAGGTATAACTAAAAAATGTCAGGATATTATAGATTTCCAACAATTTGTCAAGATACTATTGTTTTTGTATGTGAAGATGATTTATGGACGGTTCCCGTTGAAGGTGGAATTGCAAGGCGACTCACATCGAATCTCGGCACAGCGAGTGCTCCTCGCTTATCGCCGGATGGTGAACGACTTGCGTTCTCAGGACGTGAAGAAGGTCCGTCCGAGGTTTATGTTATGCCCGCACTCGGCGGCGAGGCGAAGCGGCTCACCTATCAAGGGAGCAATGCTGCTATCGTCAACTGGGATGCCGATAGCAACGCGATTCTCTATGCCAGTAATGCCGGTTTGGCATTTGATCCCTGGATATGGAAGATCTGCGCCGATGGGGGCGAACCGCAACGCCTATCCTACGGTCCCGCGAATCATATCGATTTCAGTGCTACGGGTGACGTTGTCCTCGGTAGATTGACCCGTGAACCTGCACGCTGGAAACGCTATCGCGGCGGCACTGCTGGACAACTCTGGGTTAACTCGGATGGCGATGGACAATTTCAGCTCCTCGCGCCCGTAGATAGTAATTTCACAACACCGATGTGGATTGGTGAACGTATCTATTTCATTTCTGACCACGAGGGTGTTGGTAATATCTACTCTTGCCTACCGACGGGTGAAGACATTCAACGCCACACGCATCAGGATACCTATTACTGTCGTTCCGCGCAGACAGATGGCACACGTATCGTCTATCACACGGGTGCTGACTTATTTGTTTATGAAATTGAGAGTGGTACGGAAACCCGTGTTGATGTCGAATTCCGAAGCTCGCGTACCCAGCGACAACGGAAGTTCGTGAGTCCATCGCGCTACCTACAGAATTATGCCCCAACGCCAGACGGTCATGCATTGGCAGTAACCGTTCGAGGGAAACCCTTTACAATGGCGAATTGGGAGGGTGCCGTTCTCCAGCACGGCGAACGCAACGGAACACGCTATCGCTTTACGGAGTGGCTCAACGATGGGAAGCGTCTTGTTACGCTGTCCGATGCTGAGGGTGAAGAGGCTCTTGAAATTCATACACGTGATGGGAGTGCTGACGTTGTTCGGCTTGACGCGCTTGACATCGGGCATGTTCGGCAACTCGCTGTTGCTCCGCAGATTGAAGGCGACGAGAAAGATTGGCTGCTGCTTATCAATAATCGTCTCCAACTTTTGCACATTGATTTAGAGACACAGGAAATGCGGGTGCTTGACAAGGGACACTATCAAAGTATCCGAGATGTAGCGTGGTCGCCTGATGGAAAATGGTGTGCCTATAGTTTCGCATCTACGGAAACCACCCGTTCAATCAAACTCTGTAGAATTGAGACAGGTGAGACGTGGTTCGTCACAGATCCAGAATTCAACGATTTCGGTCCGGCATGGGATCCAGAGGGGAAATATCTCTATTTTCTCTCCTATCGCGAATTCAATCCCGTCTATGACGCGCTCCACTTTGATCTTGGGTTTCCGACGGCGATGCGTCCTTTGCTGGTGACCTTGCAAAACACATTAGGTAATCCGTTTATCCCGGAACCTCGTCCGCTTGAGGATGAGAAGGATGAAGGAGAAGAGAAACAGGACGGCGAAGATAAGACATCTGACGAGAAATCTGAGCAGAAGACGGAGAAACTGATAACCATAGATGTGGAAGGAATTACGCAGCGCGTCGTCGCGTTCCCATATCCGCACGGACTTTATCGACAGATCGCTGGTATTGAAGGCAAAGCGATTTTTACGTCGTTTCCGGTGCAAGATACTCCCCCAGACGATGAGGATAACAGACCGAGAGGCGTGCTCCATGCCTACGACTTCAAGGAGCAAAAAAAGGAGACACTTGTTTCTGGTATTAATGACTTTCAACTCTCGCGTGATGTGAAAACGATTGTCTATTCCACTGGAAATCGGTTGCGTGTTATCAAGGCGGGCAAAAAGACGGAAGGCGATTCCAAGTCCGGGAGTAGAGGGGGGCCGAGCCGACAGACCGGTTGGATTGACTTGAGTCGTGTTAAAGCCTCCATCGTTCCGACAGCCGAGTGGCATCAGATGTATCGGGAGGCGTGGCGGCTTCAGCGTGAGTATTTCTGGACGGGGGATATGTCCGGTGTGGATTGGGAGCATGTGTATCAACGCTATCTGCCCCTCCTTGAACGGATTGCAACGCGCGGTGAATTCTCGGACTTGATGTGGGAGATGCAGGGGGAACTCGGCACCTCACATGCGTATGAAATGGGGGGAGATTATCGGAGTTCCCCGAATTACGCCCAGGGGTTCCTCGGTGCCGATTTTGCTTACGATGCGGAGAGCAATGGGTATCGTATCACGCATATTCCGCGCGGCGACGGTTGGGAGGCGACGAAGGATTCTCCTCTTAACGCACCAGGGATTAATATCCGTGAAGGCGATGTTTTACTCGCTATCGCTGGGCAGCGCATCAGTGAAACCGTTTCGCCGGGTGAACTGCTCGTGAGTCTCGCAAATCAGGATATCCAAGCGACGTTCCGAAGTGCGGATGATGGCGAGGAACGCGTCGTCACACTCAAGGTTCTCGAAAGCGAACGCGAACTTCGGTACCGCGAATGGGTATCCCATAATCGGCGGTATGTCCATGAAAAAACCGACGGCAAAATCGGATATGTGCATATTCCTGACATGGGACGGCGTGGGTATGCGGAGTTTCACCGCGGTTTTCTCGCCGAGGTGAGTTATCCGGGGTTGTTGATCGATGTCCGCTACAATGGCGGTGGGCATGTTTCGCAACTGCTCTTAGAGAAGTTATCTCGCCGTCGCATTGGGTATGATGTCCCGCGGTGGGGGACACCGCATCCGTATCCAGAGGCTTCCGTTTTGGGTCCGATGGTGGCTGTCACAAATGAGAATGCGGGTTCCGATGGCGATATTTTCTCGCACTGTTTCAAGTTGATGGAGTTGGGGTTGCTCATCGGTAAGCGGACGTGGGGAGGTGTTATCGGTATTTCACCGCATCAGGCATTTGTCGATAGAGGTGGCACAACGCAGCCGGAGTATTCTTTCTGGTTCATTGATGTTGGCTGGAGTGTTGAGAACTACGGGACGGATCCGGATATAGAGATAGATTATCGTCCGCAAGATTATGCCACGGAAGCCGATCCGCAGCTCGACCGCGCAATCGAAGAACTCCTCCGTCAGATGGAGGAGAATCCGCCCGAAGTCCCCGATTTCGGCGAACGTCCGCGTTTGACCTTGCCCACACTCCCGAAAGCGTGATATGATATGTGTAAGCAATAATCAATAATGCGCCATATACACCCAAGAGAACTACAATTCTACCAGACACCAAACGGTCGAGAACCTTTCTCTGAATGGCTAAAATCAATTCGGGATCCAGAAATAAAAAACAGAATCCAAAGACGACTTGACCAGATCGAAAATGGCAATTTAGGCGATTATAGGTCTGTCGGCGAAGGTGTTTTTGAGATACGGTTCCACTTTGGAACGGGTTATCGCATCTATTTTAGTGAAGTAGATAACACAATTTCCTTTTGCTTTGCGGCGGGGACAAATCATCGTAGACACGGGATATTGAACGCGCAAAAAACTATTGGTTAGAATACAAGGAACACAACAATGAGAAAATTGAGAATATGGCGCGCATATCTAACTGAACGGTTTACTGCTAATCCAGAAGAGGCAATTCGGTATCTCAAATTCTCACTTGAGGAATACCAAGTTGACGGTGACACGCCTTTGCTGCTGCTGGCACTGTGGACGGTCGTAGAATCGCAGGGCGGGATTTCCGGACTCGCCCAGAAAACCGGACTCGCTCCAGAATCCCTCTCCGACATTCTGTCCAGCAACGAAGCACCGCGGATTGACACGCTCAGCACTATTCTCAACGCGTTGGGATGTAGACTCTTGATTCGACCGGTAGCAGACACGGACTCCTGTGTTGAATCTAAGCGCGAAGACGAAAGAGACATAAACACGACTGTGGAGAAAAGTATGGCGCAAGTAATTGAACCGCCCGTATCTTGATTGAAGCCAATAGTTCAAGTAAATTTTTTCTTCTTGGATGCAAATGCGGTTGTTTGTGAAAGAAAACGGGTAAGTGAGGTAGTCTTATGGCAAAAGCGGAAGTTGAAGTCCAATTCACATTTACACTGCCTATTGACGAGAGTTTTTTGCGACACAAAACCGATGCGGAACGTAAAGCGAAAGAGGCTTTTGTGCTTGAACTCCTTCGGCATGGGGATATTAGTGCCGGTAGAGCTGCGAAACTTCTCGATATTTCGCGATGGGATCTTTCAGACTTGATGTCTGTGGCTGGAATCTCCCCTTTTGCTGAACTCAGTGCTGCAGATCTTGATACTGAAGTCGAAACTGCTCTAAAGGTTTTGAATAACCAAGACGATGAAGAACCATTATGCGTATACTCTGTGCGAACGTAGGGAGCACCTCGTTCAAATACCAAATTATTGATATGAAGACCACGACCTCGCTCGTCAAGGGAGGCGTGGAACGTATCGGTAATTCACCCTCTGCTTTCACACACGCTGTGCCGGGGAAACCGTCCCGCGAAGGCGAAATCGATGCACCCACACATACTGTTGCTATCGCGCACGCCATGGATCTAATCACCGATGCCGAGGTCGGATGTTTTGAAGACTTGGGGCAATTGGACGGTGTCGGATTCAAAACCATTCTTGCCCGAGGCTACTGGCGTTCCGCACGGATTACCGAAGAGGTAATAACCGCGCTGGAGACCTCTACACCGCTCGCACCGATGCATAACCCCGCGTATATCGCTTCTATCCGTGCCTTTCAGGAATTGCTTCCCGCAACCCCACTCGTTGCAGTTTTTGAGACGTGGTTCCATCAGACGATCCCGGATTACGCCGCCGAATTCGGTGTCCCTCGCTTCTGGGTGGAACAGCACGACATCCGTCGTTACGGCTACCACGGGGCTTCACACCGATACATCTCCGAACGCGTGCCGCAACTGCTCGGACAGGAAACAGGGGAAGGATTGCGTATTATCTCTTGTCATCTCGGTGGGAGTTCATCTCTCTGCGCCATCAAGGACGGGGAATCTATGGATACGTCGATGGGCACGTCTACGCAATACGGGATGATTCAGTCTACCCGTTGTGGTGAGTTAGACGCATTTGCTGTGCTCTATATGATTGACAAAGAGGGGTTCTCTACGGATGAGATTCGTCGTCAATTGGTTGAGGATTCCGGGTTGAAAGGGATCTCTGGCACGAGTGGCGATATGCGTGATATAGAAGCGGCGATTGATGCAGGCAACGATGATGCCCGATTGGCACTCGATACTTACGTTTACGGTGTGAAAAAATATATCGGTGCGTATATCGCTGCGCTGGGCGGAGTCGATGTGATCGCATTTGCTGGGGGTATCGGTGAGAAAAGCCCAATCACGCGAGCGAAAATCTGTGAAGGACTGGAATGGTCCGGTATTCACTTAGATGCCGTGAAGAATGAGCAACTTACTGGCGAAGTAGACCTCTCGGCGGCTGACAGCCGCGCCAAAATCCTTGTTGTTGCTACGAATGAAGAATTGATCGTTTCACGTGAGACCGCGCGGGTTCTCAAGGCGCGCGGTTGACAATCGCTTACATCAAATATTCTCGATCCCTAAAAATTCGGATCGCAAGCCACAGCAGCACCACTGTCAATATGAAGATGACGAGAAGTGCCACCCACGCGGATGGCGGTGATGTGCCTAAAAGTTCATTGAAATCGCTTCGCGGCAGTCTATAACGTGGAAATAGCGTGAAAAGATAGTGTGATATAGAGAGTCTCTTGATTGCAGTCGGCATCAGTGGACTTGCGGTAATATTTTCCCATCCCATCAAATATACCAACCCCCACAATACAGGATTCTTGAATTTGGCTGCCAGCAGTGCAGCAAGTGCACCGTAAATTAACAGTGCTAATGCCATTGAGACGGTATAGCGTAGACTCATACCTACCTGAAAAAACACGCCGTTCTGTAATTTTGGGTGCGTTAGCATAATACCCGTCAGGATCAGATGAGATATTCCGATAAGCGTAACAGTCCCGACGAGGTATGCAGCGAATTTGCTAAGAAGAATCGACGATTTACGGATCGGACGCATCTGAAGATATATCAAACCTTTTCCGTCGATTTCATCTGAGATGATGGCAGTGCCGTAGAAAATTGAGGATAGATTCACCAAGAGTCCATAAAGTGCCAACGTTAACATAGGGATGAATCGGTTGACTGTTCCACTCCCTTGTGCGATGAACCGAAATGCGAGTGCTATGACAAGTGATAGCAGACATCCAAGCAGAATGAGGACGGTTCGTTTACTCCAAAACATTTGGCGAAGCGTCACTTTAAAAAGTGAGAAATAGGCGGGAAAAGATTTTGTGTTAAGAGCCATCTGTAACCTTTTAGTGGATGTTAATCTTAGATAATATTAACATTAATTTGGGAGTATCGCAAGTTTTGTTTTGAGTATGCAGAGCCGTTCAGTTCTCCGGTAGGAGGGAACTCCGATTCCCGACAATATTGGGTATCAGCGAAGAGGCTATCGGAAACTATCGGTACAGAGGTATGCGTCTAACAACACCCTCTGCCTTACGGATCGCCGACTGCCGACTGCTGACTGCTAATTTGTAGGAGGGAACTCCGATTCCCGACACCTCCGAAAATCAAGGAAAATAGCGAAAACTGAAGAGAATTGTCTAACAATCCCAATGCTTTAGCGTTGGGTCCAACCCCGTTGACTCGTGCAGGAGTCAAAAAAAGCGTTGACATTTTTTGTAAAAAAGTGGTATAATGATAGTATCACGTTGGAAACCAGCATTACCAGCGTCACCGCTTGGTGGCGTGCTGGTTTCCTCCCACTGGTAAGGGGATAAAAGCGTGATACGTGATATACCATGCGAAAAACAGATAAAGACTATCGTAGTTACATTGTAGCGACAGAAAAGCCAAATGAGGGGTCGTATCTATTCCAAGACGGTATCGCTGACCCAAGAGACACACGATAAAAAAGGGTTTTGGCTTTCGGATAGCGGACTCAAGAAGTATTTGAAGTTCAAGGAATATCCATGCCACGCCCATTCAGTTCAAGCGATCATAGACGACTATTGCGGTGCAAGACGTGCATTCTTTAGCAATCTTGAGAGTAATTCAAATGCGAGGCCACCCTTCAAACGGAGTTGGTATCATACATTTACATGGCGTGCGTCAGGTATCACTTACAAGCGCGGAAAACTTCGACTCTCTATGGGGCGTGGCAGAGACGCACTTTATATCAAAATAGATAAGAAGTTTCATGGTAAAGTGCCAGCAGAGGTTTCACTCGTCTATAACAGAAACACGCATATCTATGAGTTCCACGCGACTTATGAGACACAGTCCCAAAGGAAACCTAAAGCGGATATAGGCAGTGTCGTTGCTGTAGATTTAGGCGAAATACATCCCATCGTCTCTTTTGACGGACTCACCGCCGAAATCTATAACGGCAGATACTTACGGAGTCTCGTTCAATATCGAGAGAAGTTCAAAGCAACAATAAATCAGTTGCTTTCACGGTGTCAGCGTGGAAGTAGGCGTTGGAAGAAACTCAAGCGTGCCAAGAACCGAACTCTTAACACCCTTAATAATCTTATCCGTGACGTTCGACATAAACTCACGTCTCGGTTTGTCTCTGCGTGTAAATCTAAGAAAGTAGAGACGATTGTGATAGGTGATATAAAGCACATACGACAATCTATAGACTATGGATCAAAAATCAATCAGAAGTTGCACCAATGGGCGTTTGGGAAAATAACAGAAATGATTGCCTACAAAGCGAAAGGGGTCGGTATCCAGGTTGACTCCCAAGACGAAGCCTATACGTCGCAAACCTGTCCGCAGTGTGGGCATAAGAAAAAGCCGAATAAACGGGCATATCACTGCCCTAAATGTAAATGGCACGGACACCGAGATGTCGTAGGTGCGAGCAACATTCTGACGAAGTATCAGGGTTGGTTATTCAACCCTGTAGTTGGGGCGGNNNNNNNNNNNNNNNNNNNNNNNNNNNNNNNNNNNCCCTTTCGGGGACTCAAATCAAGTAAGCCTCCTATAAGGAAGCAAAGAAGCACACGCCTTTAGGCGTTGTGAGTATCACTGGATCTGTGTTATTTGCAGAGCCATTCAATTGTCACGAACCCTTTTTGTGGGAGGGGTTTTTAACCTCGCTTCTTGTCTATATCAGTGTTCACCTATTCCCGCTAATGGACTCAGAAAACCGAAAACTAAATGTCTCTGGTGTTATTTGTAGTTGGGATTGCAAAATTATGGAAAAATATGCTATGATAACCCAAGTTGCTACGAATGAGTTTTGAACCTTTTAAGAAGCTTTTCGGGCACTTTTTCACCCCGTAAGGGTGCTATGTCTATAGAAAACTCCATTACATTACGGATAGGTTCTTGATCGATATCAGGAGCCTGTAATGTAATGAAGGGCGGATTTACGGGGAGAATCATTGTTCATTCAATTCACCTGACCGAACCGCAAGGAATAATTAAAAGATGAATCAGCATGATTTTAGCATCACCGAGTCGGAACTTAATTTTTTCAAAACATTCGGTTATCTCAGTTTTCCACAACTGATGGCGGATCGGATTACTGCAATCCAGGACGCTTTTGAAGCAGTCTGGGAAGAGAGAGGCGGGGGACATAACGGTAAACCGCACGAAGGTGCTGCACGTTCCTGCATTGTACCGTTCATTGATCAGAGTGAGGAGTTGTCATCGCTATTGGATGATCCAAGGATTTTAAGGATCGCGAAGGCGTTGCTCGGCGATGATTTCAACTACATGGGCAGCGATGGGAATTTCTACGTCGGCGATACGGGGTGGCACTCAGATGGTGGGCATAAGTTGGAAGACCCGATGCACATCAAGATTGCGTTCTATCTCGACCCACTGACTCGTGATACAGGTGCGCTTCGCGTGATTCCAGGAAGCCATCTTTTCGGCGATAACTATGCGGATGCACTCTCTAAACAGGCTGGAAAGAGCCAGGACTTTTGGGAAATACACGGTAAGGATGTTCCAGCCACGGTATTTGAGACAACCCCCGGCGATCTGGTTTTGTTTAACCATAATACCAAGCATGCGGCGTTCGGTGGTGGCACGCGGCGACGTATGTTTACGATGAATCTCTGTCAAAGGTATCCTGACGATAAACTCGATGCGCTGCAAGCCTATATCTCTGGATCTTCGCGCTTCTGGATTGATCGGAAGTATGGCGAGAAGATGATACGCACGGCGACACCCGAACGCTGGATACATCTTGAACAGGTGCGCGCAAACGATGGACATCTCGCTGAACTCTCGCGCCAAGCACAAGAGCGAATGAGTGAACCTTCACGCGGGTAATGCCTGTTCCCAAGTGTTTCGGACATAGGCGATTGACTGTTCAAACCCTTTCTGTCCCGAACGACTCGCTTCCTCGATGCTAAGCCAACCGTCGTAGCCTGTTTGTCTCAGGCGCGAGAAAATTGCTTGGATGGGTGAGGCACCCGTGCCGACGCGGACAGGTTCAAATACCCTAATTGCCCGTAGGTCGAAGATATGCAGCACAACGATCCGTTGAATAACCTTCTCCAAAAGTGCGAGGACATCTTCACCAAGCACAAGCGGGTTTGCAGTGTCGAAGCAGACACCGAGGGGTGTGTCAGAAAGCGCGTCTAAAATCTCTAAAAATATCTCTGTGGGTTGTGAGAAATCCCAATAATCCCAAGGCGCGCCTTTGGTATGGTTCTCATAAGCGAGGGTGATACCGTGCTTTTCTGCTGCGTCAAGGGCGCGACGGAATCCGTCTGTCACCCAACGCACGCCTGCTTCACGTTCAGTACCCGGATGGTTCTGTCCTGCTGTCACCCGAATGAACTTTACGCCTAATGCTTTTGCCAGTCCGATGTCCGCTTTCAGATCGGATAACTCCTGTGCGCGTTGTCCTGCGTCGGGATGTGTGAAGTCGCAATAACAGGCGATCATACACGGCTCTATATTGGACTTTTCGAGGACGGTGCGTATGTTGTTTATCGTTTCTGCGTCGCGCTCTGGAAAGAATTTGATACTGAAATCGACCGCATCCAGCCCTAATTCCGCACCGAACCGAATCCAATTGGCGACGGTCCTTTTTCCTGTGAAGATGTCATCGTAAAGAGAGACGGGGAGGCAACTCAGTTTCATTGTTTATATCCTTTAGGGTCTATTGGATTATTGGAAACCATCGGCACTTGGTTGGAAGATTGGAAAATTGAGGGACACCCATTCTTCCATCCGTCCATCCATCCCATCCATTCTTCCTACCGACTGCTAATTGCTGACTGCTGACTGCTATTCAGAACATGAACCGATACATTGGACGTTCTAAAGCGATGCCGATTAAGGTCCAGATGGCACCGAGAAGAAACTCGCCGATAACTAAACCGATGAAGAACGGCATCGCACGACGATAGGTGCGGAGTCCTCCCGCCTGAAAGAGAATCGCTTTTATCCCCCACGACAAGAAAATCGAGAACCAATACCAACTCGTATTCCAAAAACTCAGGGACAAGGCATAGCCTGCGGGGTGAAACGGCCACCAGATGAAACGGCGGCGTAGCACCATCAGGAGCGTTGTTAGGGCAATCGCGCCACTCGAAGCGGAAACCGCACCGACATCTATGGATTGTGGGTTAATGAGCCATTGTTTCAGTTGCTCGTAGGTCCAGCGGCATTGTGCCTGCTCACCATAAACTGCCGCCCCGTAGTGATAACCTTGTGCATAGTATGCCCAAGCCGATGAAATCGTGCCGACGATGGTCACCAAGATGATGGCAACGATAAAGCGGTTGTGCGATAACCCACGAACCTGTGCGACCTTGAAGCCCTCCAACATAATCGGCATCGGATGGGAGCGATAGGATCGGTTGAAACCGTGAAACATACTAAATGTGGTTAATCCTTCTGCACCAATGCGACGAGTGCCGAGAAAGGAGACGAGGACTTTGTCCGGTCTCCACGGCACATCGTGTGCAGGGGGACCGACTTCAGCACGAATACGCGTAATAGCGATGGCTAACGCGAAGAAGAGTGTAAAGTAGCCGAGAATGCTGAAGATCGGTGTGCCTGTACTTTTGAAGAACACAAGGATGAAGATACCACCGAATATTAACCCGATGATCGCGTATCTGATGTGTGCTGAAGGTGTACCCATTGCGCCTGGTTCTGCAGTGCCGCCTCGGAAAGCGTGTTTTATCTGTCGAGCGATGAACTTTCGGCTGAGCCATATCGCAGAGACCCCTAAGCAGAACCATGCCCCGAACGATTGCGCATCGAGAAATGGGAATCCCGGTAGATGTCCAATCCCCGCCATCGTCCCCCAGACACGCGTCATTTTGTGGAAGAGATAGAAAAACCAGATAGAGAACGAGAGTTCTAATGGAATAAAGAAACTCATCCCAATAGCAAATGGATAGACGGCGAAGGGAAGATTGCCAATGGCGTTCAGTGGTTTTGTCTGGAAATACTGTCCTAAGTTGTGGAGACTCCCTCCTAATCCCGGCACAACTGGGAATAGAAAGTGGAGACCGTTAAGAAGGTTTATCCCGCCTGCAAGCACAGCCCCTAACAGAAATAGACGATTGCTCAGGAGGACACGTCCCCCATTTTCCGTCAAATGCAGCGGGATTTGAATGACCGGGTAGCTGAGTTTTTCGTGGTTCACCCATTGGTGTCGAATGAGGATCGTAATACAGAGCATCATACACGTCAGCACGATGATAAGGGCTGACCACCAGAGCACAGGGGGCATCCAGAGCTCTAAATGTTGGACAGTGTGAAGTGAGTCGTCCCCTTGATAGAAGGTCGCCAACACGTTCCGTTCTTTGATGGTCAGCCAATCTGGCATGTGGCGATGGAACAGTTCACCCCATTCGTTCTCTGGGCTTGCGAACCAGATGGGATAGGTGAGCAGGGGCCAGAGTATCTGGAGTGTGTCGTGTCCAGCGATGGAGGAAGCGATGGATACGAGTAGGTAGACCACCATCAACTCGGCATCAGTGAGACTCGCATTTTTCCCGATGGCACGAAGCAAAGGATTTACCGCCATCAAGATTAACACAACAAAAATGACGTTGAAGTAAACGGTGGAGACGGTGGGGAAACTCTGACCTGTACCATAACCACTGGGACCCCAGTTAATCATGAGCCAGTAGGAGTTCGGGATGGTGATGAGGAGTGCGAGTAGAACAGCGCGAAAGCTGACTTTTGGCGAAGCTTGCGGGTTTCCAAAACTCGCGCTACGAAAGTTGTTTGGCATTTTTGGGTTTCCCGTTTTCATTATACAGAGAACGTAGGAAATTGTCAACGAACGTTCAAAAAAGATCAGGGCGAATTAAAAATTCTATCTTGATTTGGGGTGTTTTAATGGTATAATATTATAAAAAGCATTAAGCAAATTGCAACGCTATTCAAGGCGTTGCACAGACGTTAAGGAGAGTAAAATGTTTAGCAATTTATTCCGTCTGCGTGTTAGAGACTCGCTCGCTGCGCCACATCTATTTCAAGTCTGTTTCGTGGTTGTGGTACTAATGATAATCGCGACGGTTTCGACTGAAGCAGACCTCAGCGACCCGACGTTGTCCGTCTACTATAGTTTCGATGAGGATGGCGATACCGTCAAGGACGGTTCCATTTACGGCAACGATGGGAAAATCGAAGGGAAATCCAAAAGAGAAAAAGGCGTTATTGACAAAGCAATCGTCTTGGAGGCGAATACGTGGATAGATATGAACGGACCTGAATTTGAAAATGTGCCGCTTGAGGGTCTCACTATTGCGGTTTGGGTCAATCATACCGGCTCACCGG
This genomic stretch from Candidatus Poribacteria bacterium harbors:
- a CDS encoding transposase, which codes for MRGRIYSKTVSLTQETHDKKGFWLSDSGLKKYLKFKEYPCHAHSVQAIIDDYCGARRAFFSNLESNSNARPPFKRSWYHTFTWRASGITYKRGKLRLSMGRGRDALYIKIDKKFHGKVPAEVSLVYNRNTHIYEFHATYETQSQRKPKADIGSVVAVDLGEIHPIVSFDGLTAEIYNGRYLRSLVQYREKFKATINQLLSRCQRGSRRWKKLKRAKNRTLNTLNNLIRDVRHKLTSRFVSACKSKKVETIVIGDIKHIRQSIDYGSKINQKLHQWAFGKITEMIAYKAKGVGIQVDSQDEAYTSQTCPQCGHKKKPNKRAYHCPKCKWHGHRDVVGASNILTKYQGWLFNPVVGA
- a CDS encoding phytanoyl-CoA dioxygenase family protein, translating into MNQHDFSITESELNFFKTFGYLSFPQLMADRITAIQDAFEAVWEERGGGHNGKPHEGAARSCIVPFIDQSEELSSLLDDPRILRIAKALLGDDFNYMGSDGNFYVGDTGWHSDGGHKLEDPMHIKIAFYLDPLTRDTGALRVIPGSHLFGDNYADALSKQAGKSQDFWEIHGKDVPATVFETTPGDLVLFNHNTKHAAFGGGTRRRMFTMNLCQRYPDDKLDALQAYISGSSRFWIDRKYGEKMIRTATPERWIHLEQVRANDGHLAELSRQAQERMSEPSRG
- a CDS encoding TIM barrel protein, which gives rise to MKLSCLPVSLYDDIFTGKRTVANWIRFGAELGLDAVDFSIKFFPERDAETINNIRTVLEKSNIEPCMIACYCDFTHPDAGQRAQELSDLKADIGLAKALGVKFIRVTAGQNHPGTEREAGVRWVTDGFRRALDAAEKHGITLAYENHTKGAPWDYWDFSQPTEIFLEILDALSDTPLGVCFDTANPLVLGEDVLALLEKVIQRIVVLHIFDLRAIRVFEPVRVGTGASPIQAIFSRLRQTGYDGWLSIEEASRSGQKGFEQSIAYVRNTWEQALPA